One genomic window of Prosthecobacter algae includes the following:
- a CDS encoding Gfo/Idh/MocA family oxidoreductase has product MNRRTLLQQTSALGITTAFSSLTRLRAADQAGKKLKVAVVALGRGMAHVQALLKLPDVEIAYLAETDSNRLEKGLKVVADQQAVSCQGVKDFRKILEDKSVDAVFIATPNFWHTPMAILAMQAGKHVYVEKPGSQNPGEAEALVAAMKKYDRVVQMGNQRRTWMKEAIEALHGGVIGPVRYGRGFYYNSRKEVGAPVQPASADMDWNLWQGPVPDDAKHDIKKYAHYDWHWLWHWGNGELGNNGIHTLDILRWGIKGDYPLKVTYNGGRYFYDDVQETPDTGTAVYDFGHAGMSWECSSCHPRAAEKPLAEVVFYGDNGTMGIGRDSWTIYDPKGKEISQGKGAGGGDPAHMGNFLDAIRGKAKLNSPIDEGQKSTMLCHLGNIAYRTNTVVRCDPKTGRMIDNPEGEKLWTREYRAGWGL; this is encoded by the coding sequence ATGAATCGCCGTACCCTTCTTCAGCAAACGTCCGCCCTTGGGATCACCACTGCCTTTTCCTCACTCACTCGGCTGCGCGCTGCGGACCAGGCGGGCAAAAAGCTCAAGGTCGCCGTTGTGGCCCTGGGCCGTGGTATGGCCCATGTGCAAGCCCTGCTGAAGCTCCCAGATGTCGAGATCGCCTACCTCGCGGAGACAGATTCCAATCGCCTGGAAAAGGGCCTCAAAGTGGTGGCGGACCAGCAGGCCGTCTCTTGCCAGGGCGTGAAGGATTTTCGCAAAATCCTCGAAGACAAATCCGTGGATGCCGTCTTCATCGCCACGCCGAATTTCTGGCACACTCCCATGGCCATCCTCGCCATGCAGGCAGGCAAACACGTCTATGTGGAAAAACCCGGCAGTCAGAATCCCGGCGAAGCCGAGGCCCTGGTGGCCGCGATGAAAAAATACGACCGTGTGGTGCAGATGGGCAATCAGCGCCGAACCTGGATGAAAGAGGCCATCGAAGCCCTGCACGGCGGCGTCATTGGCCCCGTCCGTTACGGGCGCGGATTTTACTACAACTCTCGCAAGGAAGTCGGCGCACCTGTGCAGCCCGCATCTGCTGACATGGACTGGAACCTCTGGCAGGGGCCCGTGCCGGACGATGCCAAGCACGACATCAAAAAATACGCCCACTACGACTGGCACTGGCTCTGGCATTGGGGCAATGGCGAGCTGGGCAACAACGGCATCCACACCCTCGACATCCTACGCTGGGGCATCAAGGGCGACTATCCGCTGAAGGTCACCTACAATGGCGGCCGGTACTTTTATGATGACGTCCAAGAGACCCCGGACACTGGCACCGCCGTCTATGATTTTGGCCATGCAGGCATGAGCTGGGAGTGCAGCTCTTGCCACCCACGTGCAGCGGAGAAACCCCTGGCCGAGGTCGTCTTTTACGGAGACAACGGCACCATGGGCATTGGCCGGGATTCCTGGACAATCTATGATCCCAAGGGCAAGGAAATCAGCCAGGGCAAAGGGGCCGGCGGTGGCGACCCCGCCCACATGGGCAACTTCCTTGATGCCATTCGTGGCAAGGCCAAGCTGAACAGCCCCATTGATGAAGGTCAGAAGAGCACCATGCTCTGCCACCTTGGCAACATCGCCTATCGCACCAACACCGTCGTCCGCTGCGATCCTAAAACAGGTCGCATGATTGATAACCCGGAAGGTGAGAAACTGTGGACCCGAGAGTATCGCGCCGGCTGGGGGCTTTGA
- a CDS encoding polysaccharide lyase, whose translation MNFRLPVFLLIACSICTMGAELPLVVSLAGSPGIYTKAQWKKDWPGCAFEGGIAPGRVELVKTDSAPALRVNFAPGQIGPEKGGAGWRWPIGTHEAAELRYTLRFSPHFEFIKGGKLPGLCGGPDNVSGGRRADGTNGFSARLMWRRDGRGEAYIYHKNQPEDYGHSFPFPADFRFPTDQPVQVRLAVTMNQPGKKDGTLRVWITLLDQSEKLMVEQTDMEWRSADTFGVDSLYFETFHGGGDASWAPKKPCWAEFSALEVRPVK comes from the coding sequence GTGAACTTTCGTCTCCCCGTCTTTCTCCTCATTGCCTGCTCAATCTGCACTATGGGCGCTGAACTACCGCTTGTAGTCAGTTTGGCTGGCTCTCCTGGCATTTATACCAAAGCCCAGTGGAAAAAAGACTGGCCCGGTTGTGCTTTTGAAGGCGGCATTGCCCCAGGGCGGGTGGAGTTGGTTAAAACGGATTCGGCTCCGGCCCTGCGTGTGAACTTTGCCCCCGGCCAGATCGGCCCGGAGAAAGGCGGTGCAGGCTGGCGCTGGCCCATCGGCACGCATGAGGCGGCAGAGCTGCGCTACACTTTGCGTTTCAGTCCCCACTTTGAGTTCATTAAAGGTGGCAAGCTGCCCGGACTCTGCGGCGGCCCGGACAATGTCAGCGGCGGGCGTCGTGCCGATGGGACGAACGGCTTTTCTGCCCGGCTCATGTGGCGGCGCGATGGCCGGGGCGAGGCCTACATCTACCACAAAAACCAGCCTGAAGATTACGGCCACAGTTTTCCCTTCCCCGCCGATTTTCGCTTTCCCACGGACCAGCCTGTGCAGGTGCGCCTCGCCGTCACGATGAATCAGCCTGGGAAAAAAGACGGCACGCTGCGTGTCTGGATCACCCTGCTAGACCAGTCGGAAAAACTCATGGTGGAGCAAACGGACATGGAATGGCGCAGCGCCGACACCTTCGGAGTGGACAGCCTTTATTTTGAGACCTTCCATGGCGGCGGTGACGCCTCCTGGGCTCCAAAGAAGCCCTGCTGGGCCGAATTCAGTGCGCTCGAAGTACGACCCGTCAAATAA
- a CDS encoding OsmC family protein has translation MAVSITVDYEGGLRCRATHGPSQNQFVTDAPVDNHGKGESFSPTDLVATALATCMATVMNIKAQQKGYDLVGMKVSVEKHMSEDSPRRIVRLPIVIEIPFPESHPDRKILEATALACPVHHSVHPDIDKPVSFVWNG, from the coding sequence ATGGCTGTTTCCATCACTGTTGATTATGAAGGCGGACTTCGTTGCCGCGCCACCCACGGTCCTTCCCAGAACCAGTTTGTCACGGATGCTCCCGTGGACAATCACGGCAAAGGCGAATCCTTTTCTCCCACGGACCTTGTTGCCACCGCGCTGGCCACCTGCATGGCCACCGTCATGAACATCAAGGCCCAGCAAAAAGGCTATGACCTCGTGGGCATGAAAGTCAGCGTGGAGAAACACATGAGTGAGGACTCCCCTCGCCGCATCGTGCGCCTCCCCATCGTCATCGAAATCCCTTTTCCCGAATCCCATCCGGATCGCAAGATCCTTGAGGCCACCGCTCTCGCTTGCCCTGTGCATCACAGCGTGCATCCAGACATTGATAAGCCCGTGTCGTTTGTCTGGAACGGCTAA
- a CDS encoding TolC family protein produces the protein MLRLLLPFALSVCLISGLRAQTFEETLGLQPSYLTMEEALHKVLEKSLDVKIEWLNWAVADAQTDAAWGKFEPAYFLSSTWRESNLPQNALEYVQTGGSFVPLDEPNMFKQQSFLSQTGIEGLLPLGTQYRLFASLGEFRNDLNRQQPPAIFYPEYAAAVGVTLTQPLLRGFGPSVNLAEVRVSRRNEAIADHQWEVRLQRSIAQVMLEYYDLIFAVENLAVRRDVVIFAQKLVAENEKRLEAGQLSPADVQEAEVAVAVAREEVIAALSFAVEKQRNIKGQILSSLDEGGGLIFLPRDSLPMIAPRTERNTLLQSALARRPDHRAAIEEAEKQAIIVKYTRNQLLPRLDLQATLTANGLSGDRSGAYQRAFERQGYDTQVGFQFSIPLGNRTAKANSAVAESREQQAILNIARSELNVSVEIDTVIAQVKAAKARLDSTRESVRLGERLLETEQKRLGEGVARTFDVLKARRDVADARTRQIAALADYNKAATQLALVSGSLLERQGIRIDRTHRQPQAVKNRP, from the coding sequence GTGCTCCGCCTGCTGCTGCCTTTCGCCCTTAGCGTATGCCTGATCTCAGGCCTGCGGGCGCAGACGTTTGAGGAGACGCTGGGGCTACAGCCGAGCTACCTGACGATGGAGGAGGCGCTGCACAAGGTGCTGGAAAAGAGCCTGGATGTGAAGATCGAGTGGCTGAACTGGGCAGTGGCGGATGCGCAAACGGATGCGGCCTGGGGCAAGTTTGAGCCAGCGTATTTTCTGAGTTCCACCTGGAGGGAATCCAACCTACCGCAGAATGCGCTGGAGTATGTGCAGACGGGCGGCAGCTTCGTGCCTCTGGATGAGCCGAACATGTTCAAACAGCAGAGCTTTCTGAGCCAGACGGGCATCGAAGGGCTGCTGCCGCTGGGCACGCAATATCGTCTCTTTGCCAGCCTGGGTGAATTCCGCAATGACCTGAACCGCCAGCAGCCACCAGCCATCTTTTACCCCGAATATGCAGCGGCTGTGGGGGTGACGCTGACCCAGCCCCTGCTGCGAGGCTTTGGCCCCAGCGTGAATCTGGCCGAGGTACGGGTGAGCCGGAGGAATGAGGCCATCGCCGATCACCAATGGGAAGTGCGGCTGCAGCGGTCCATTGCCCAGGTGATGCTGGAGTATTACGATCTCATCTTCGCGGTGGAGAATCTGGCGGTGCGGCGAGATGTGGTGATCTTTGCCCAAAAGCTGGTGGCGGAGAATGAAAAGCGGCTGGAGGCAGGGCAGCTCTCTCCGGCGGATGTGCAGGAGGCGGAAGTGGCCGTGGCCGTGGCGCGGGAGGAAGTGATCGCCGCCCTCAGTTTTGCGGTGGAAAAACAGCGCAACATCAAGGGCCAGATTCTCAGCTCTCTCGATGAAGGTGGCGGCCTGATCTTTCTGCCACGAGACTCGCTGCCGATGATCGCTCCGCGCACCGAGCGGAACACGCTTTTGCAATCGGCGCTGGCACGGCGGCCCGATCACCGGGCAGCCATCGAGGAGGCCGAAAAACAGGCCATCATTGTCAAATACACCCGCAACCAACTCCTGCCCCGGCTGGATCTCCAGGCGACGCTGACGGCGAATGGGCTGAGCGGTGACCGCAGCGGGGCGTATCAGCGTGCCTTTGAACGCCAAGGCTACGATACCCAGGTGGGATTTCAGTTTTCCATTCCGTTAGGCAACCGCACGGCCAAGGCGAACAGCGCGGTGGCGGAAAGTCGCGAACAGCAGGCGATCCTGAACATTGCGAGGTCCGAACTGAATGTATCGGTGGAGATTGATACCGTCATCGCACAGGTGAAGGCGGCCAAGGCAAGACTGGACTCAACCCGCGAATCCGTGCGCCTGGGTGAACGGCTGCTGGAGACCGAACAGAAGCGGCTGGGCGAAGGCGTGGCGCGCACCTTTGATGTCCTGAAAGCTCGGCGCGACGTGGCGGATGCACGCACGCGCCAGATCGCGGCGCTGGCGGATTACAACAAGGCGGCCACGCAACTGGCCCTGGTGAGCGGCAGCCTGCTGGAGCGGCAAGGCATCCGCATTGACCGCACCCACCGCCAACCCCAGGCCGTGAAAAACCGACCTTAA
- a CDS encoding GAF domain-containing protein: MPPPSQERQQALQALSAELSRIAGQNASEADIYQAILQRLAGSTEALGGAIWLVAQRSGQEISFRLGAGLQVEAAAGAPDTEQRQQTLRAATEIILSSQPLVLMPSPPDQGPVTPGVLVNLGPHAIIGAPLRSGDDHLGAVQLWFPAQSDPKKLAELVLMIQALMTELGPRLRSRQLRELGAQSQRQQRLLQLASDLTGVLDAETGAKLATAHARELLGINRVSILVREGDRWRVVAISGQESVDKRSRLVSEMLAFVARHAQDQPWVVLQGAEEAYFLDSQMQSAALVPLRDGAEGRVLGTLLCESTDPASFGTAGAPGDPRPPALVLAQWLANLAGKSLNAALAHQAMPFGKSLAKVGRWQQEVSATRKRRWFFKTALFTGLVILAALWPMKVRVEGDCTLLPLKRALVTAEAPGRIEEVLVREGDRLTKNQIIARLDIRRLQNELDTTTQTRKRLEAEAERQRGQGKEALARMATLEAQAQAEMEKRLQMEIELAQLRSPLDGIVMTKDVHLKNGTFLQAGEVMAEVARVDAWDLRIEIAEADISLIEESLDGNTPLPVDYLLYTQSARELHGQLTSKQQISPALQSGPDGGRFSLTLPKVEIPEPLQPLMRPGLTGRAKVELGRKPAGAVLLRKFTRWLRMRWWI, encoded by the coding sequence ATGCCGCCCCCTTCCCAAGAACGTCAGCAGGCGCTGCAGGCCCTCTCCGCCGAGCTGTCCCGGATCGCCGGACAAAATGCCAGTGAAGCGGACATCTATCAGGCCATTCTGCAGCGGCTGGCTGGCTCCACCGAGGCTCTGGGCGGGGCCATCTGGCTGGTGGCGCAGCGATCGGGCCAAGAGATCTCCTTTCGGTTAGGCGCAGGTCTCCAAGTGGAGGCCGCAGCGGGCGCACCGGACACAGAGCAGCGCCAGCAGACACTGCGGGCGGCGACGGAAATCATCCTCTCTTCACAGCCTCTGGTGCTGATGCCATCTCCACCGGATCAAGGCCCGGTGACTCCAGGAGTACTAGTGAACCTGGGGCCGCATGCCATCATCGGTGCGCCATTGCGCAGTGGCGATGATCATTTAGGCGCGGTGCAACTGTGGTTCCCAGCCCAGAGCGACCCGAAGAAACTGGCCGAGCTGGTGCTGATGATTCAGGCGCTGATGACAGAGCTGGGGCCGCGCCTGCGCTCGCGCCAATTGCGCGAACTGGGAGCCCAAAGCCAGCGCCAGCAACGGCTGCTGCAACTGGCCTCCGATTTGACCGGGGTGCTGGATGCGGAGACGGGGGCCAAGCTGGCCACGGCGCACGCACGTGAGTTGTTAGGCATCAACCGCGTGAGCATCCTGGTGCGCGAAGGAGATCGCTGGCGGGTGGTGGCGATCTCGGGGCAGGAATCGGTGGATAAACGCAGCCGACTGGTGTCCGAGATGCTGGCCTTCGTCGCCCGCCATGCCCAGGATCAGCCCTGGGTCGTCCTCCAGGGAGCGGAGGAAGCTTACTTTCTCGACAGCCAGATGCAGTCTGCGGCGCTGGTTCCCCTGCGGGATGGGGCCGAAGGACGGGTGCTGGGCACGCTGCTGTGCGAAAGCACGGATCCAGCCAGCTTCGGCACTGCCGGGGCCCCCGGAGATCCCCGCCCCCCTGCCCTGGTGCTGGCTCAGTGGCTGGCCAACTTGGCCGGGAAGTCGCTGAATGCGGCGCTAGCGCATCAGGCGATGCCTTTTGGCAAATCCCTGGCCAAAGTGGGCCGCTGGCAGCAGGAAGTCTCGGCCACACGCAAACGGCGTTGGTTCTTCAAAACAGCGCTCTTTACCGGCCTGGTGATTCTCGCGGCCCTGTGGCCGATGAAGGTCCGGGTGGAGGGTGACTGTACTTTGCTGCCGCTGAAACGGGCGCTGGTGACAGCCGAGGCACCGGGGCGGATCGAAGAAGTGCTGGTGCGTGAAGGCGACCGCCTAACCAAAAATCAAATCATCGCGCGCCTCGACATTCGGCGGCTGCAAAACGAGCTGGACACCACCACGCAGACGCGCAAGCGCCTGGAAGCTGAGGCTGAGCGGCAGCGCGGCCAGGGCAAAGAAGCGCTGGCACGGATGGCCACGCTGGAGGCGCAGGCCCAGGCCGAGATGGAAAAACGGCTGCAGATGGAGATCGAACTGGCGCAACTGCGCTCCCCCCTGGACGGCATCGTAATGACCAAGGATGTCCACTTGAAAAATGGCACCTTCCTGCAAGCCGGAGAAGTGATGGCGGAGGTGGCCAGAGTGGATGCCTGGGATCTGCGCATCGAAATCGCCGAGGCAGACATCAGCCTGATCGAAGAATCTCTGGATGGGAACACACCCCTGCCTGTGGACTACCTGCTCTACACCCAGAGTGCCCGCGAACTGCACGGCCAGCTCACCAGCAAGCAGCAGATCAGCCCCGCCCTGCAGTCAGGTCCGGATGGAGGCCGCTTCAGCCTCACTCTGCCGAAAGTGGAGATTCCCGAACCCTTGCAGCCGCTGATGCGCCCCGGCCTAACCGGACGTGCAAAAGTAGAGCTTGGGCGCAAGCCCGCAGGGGCGGTGCTGCTGCGCAAATTCACCCGCTGGCTGCGGATGCGCTGGTGGATCTAG